A single window of Candidatus Omnitrophota bacterium DNA harbors:
- a CDS encoding PilZ domain-containing protein, with protein sequence MTDDAKGAERRRFVRFTTWLDMRYAVADAAEVSSALTRNISGGGMGFFTKLRLTPGTVLKLEVKFPQRAEPVRCTAEVVWSGPLLLFGQDDAPHAYETGVRILEIAPQDQEFLIQHRPRP encoded by the coding sequence ATGACTGATGACGCGAAGGGGGCGGAGCGGCGCCGGTTCGTCCGGTTCACGACATGGCTGGACATGCGCTATGCCGTGGCGGATGCCGCAGAGGTCTCGAGCGCGTTGACCCGCAATATCAGCGGCGGCGGGATGGGATTTTTCACCAAGTTGCGCCTGACCCCCGGCACCGTCTTGAAGCTCGAAGTCAAATTTCCCCAGCGGGCGGAGCCGGTGCGCTGCACCGCCGAGGTGGTCTGGAGCGGCCCGCTCCTCTTATTCGGCCAGGATGACGCGCCGCACGCGTATGAAACCGGCGTGCGCATTCTGGAGATCGCGCCGCAGGATCAGGAGTTCTTGATCCAGCATCGGCCGCGCCCGTAA
- a CDS encoding putative molybdenum carrier protein has protein sequence MIKRMISGGQTGVDRAALDAALELRIPCGGWCPKGRRAEDGKIPLRYPLNDTPSEEYYQRTRWNVRDARGTLVLTRGALSGGTAQTVDIARELGRPCLVLDLTEEPHPEVVAQWAATHRITTLNVAGPRESRCPGIQLQAKRFLRAALLAFATQQALRGR, from the coding sequence ATGATCAAGCGGATGATCTCCGGCGGGCAGACCGGGGTGGATCGAGCCGCACTCGATGCAGCCCTTGAGCTGCGCATTCCCTGCGGCGGCTGGTGCCCGAAGGGGCGGCGCGCCGAAGACGGCAAGATCCCGCTGCGCTATCCGCTGAACGACACCCCATCCGAGGAGTACTATCAGCGGACGCGCTGGAATGTGCGGGATGCGCGCGGCACGCTGGTGCTGACGCGCGGAGCGCTCAGCGGAGGAACCGCGCAGACGGTGGACATCGCCCGCGAGCTGGGACGGCCTTGCCTGGTGCTGGATCTGACGGAAGAGCCGCATCCTGAGGTGGTGGCGCAATGGGCCGCCACGCACCGCATCACCACGCTGAATGTGGCTGGGCCGCGCGAAAGCCGCTGTCCGGGGATTCAGCTGCAGGCGAAGCGGTTTTTGCGTGCCGCACTGCTCGCGTTTGCCACGCAACAGGCCCTCCGAGGACGATGA
- a CDS encoding isoprenylcysteine carboxyl methyltransferase, translating into MKTALWLAIVAIFFVALPWSLRQPEGSFEFHGHALQWLGLWLMLNGLGLAAWCVTLFRVIGKGTPLPFAPPQRFVVAGPYRVVRNPMALGVLLLLGGQAALYESTAVFLYSAQVAAALILYVRLVEEPKLVKRFGTPYEAYRRHVPGWVPRLPKPFSAARPPKSR; encoded by the coding sequence ATGAAGACGGCGCTGTGGCTTGCGATCGTGGCGATATTTTTCGTGGCGCTGCCCTGGTCGCTGCGGCAGCCGGAAGGCTCCTTTGAGTTTCATGGGCACGCGCTCCAATGGCTCGGCCTGTGGCTCATGCTCAACGGGCTGGGACTGGCGGCGTGGTGCGTGACCCTCTTTCGCGTCATTGGGAAGGGCACGCCCCTGCCGTTTGCGCCTCCCCAGCGGTTTGTGGTGGCCGGCCCGTACCGGGTCGTGCGCAACCCGATGGCGCTCGGCGTGCTCCTTTTGCTGGGCGGGCAGGCGGCACTCTACGAATCAACCGCGGTCTTCCTCTATAGCGCGCAGGTGGCGGCGGCCCTCATCCTCTATGTGAGGCTGGTCGAGGAACCCAAGCTGGTCAAGCGCTTCGGAACTCCGTACGAAGCGTACCGCCGGCACGTGCCTGGCTGGGTCCCCAGACTGCCCA